Proteins found in one Mustela lutreola isolate mMusLut2 chromosome 10, mMusLut2.pri, whole genome shotgun sequence genomic segment:
- the LOC131810528 gene encoding uncharacterized protein LOC131810528, producing MGILLDSLCPLMHACLFVHPGFEPDGFKCSQGHGFQLLAAPWLHPLSAFPSGDSLACIREELSKIVSQVYEDAAELAARTVCDLPLWVLAFLQKGGHGPPGALWSVARLRRSPALSFVLGSEWGPSLFCSVDGTCRGGRLTFTCFSWSQLAQPGGSCRTNVTSAAGLAPRPALAAGLAAAAHSCSVETSTGRCETEPWRISNRSSRDRTDAWCGRGGLGWRVWSAALEPDLSWRRNGALGLWFSVYKHLCIGHSGLFSLPGFWSVDPEVKQQCIWPVRTMNLSDLGS from the exons ATGGGCATTCTTCTGGACAGCCTGTGCCCATTGATGCATGCCTGCCTCTTTGTTCACCCTGGTTTTGAACCTG ACGGATTCAAATGCTCCCAGGGCCACGGCTTCCAGCTCCTTGCCGCGCCATGGCTGCATCCATTGTCAGCGTTCCCCTCCGGCGACAGCCTTGCCTGCATCCGTGAAGAACTCAGCAAGATAGTCTCTCAGGTTTATGAAGAT GCTGCAGAGCTGGCTGCAAGGACTGTTTGCGACCTGCCGCTCTGGGTTCTGGCGTTCCTTCAGAAGGGCGGCCATGGGCCTCCGGGAGCGCTTTGGTCTGTGGCCCGGCTGAGGAGAAGCCCCGCTCTGTCCTTTGTTCTGGGCTCTGAGTGGGGCCCTTCGCTGTTCTGCTCCGTTGATGGCACATGTCGAGGAGGGCGGCTCACTTTCACTTGCTTCTCATGGTCTCAACTCGCACAGCCTGGCGGAAGTTGCCGAACAAACGTAACCTCTGCAGCAGGCCTCGCTCCGCGACCTGCGCTCGCAGCGGGGCTGGCGGCGGCCGCGCACTCATGCTCTGTGGAAACGAGCACCGGGAGGTGTGAAACGGAACCGTGGAGGATCTCAAACCGTTCCTCACGTGACAGAACTGACGCGTGGTGCGGCCGAGGTGGCCTGGGATGGAGAGTTTGGAGTGCAGCGTTAGAGCCTGATCTTTCTTGGAGACGAAACGGAGCCCTGGG CCTTTGGTTTAGCGTCTACAAGCATCTCTGCATAGGACATTCGGGATTGTTCTCTTTACCTGGATTTTGGTCAGTGGACCCAGAGGTGAAGCAACAATGCATATGGCCAGTGAGAACCATGAACCtctctgatctcggaagctaa